The genomic window CTTGGAATAGAGGAGTAAAACTATGCAAGAAAATATATATTTCATAACTATTAATACCGAGAATACACTATGTGTTCTACAAAGAATTGCATCAGTTTTATCTCGTAATCGTATTAATATAGAACAATTAACTGTTTTTGAGACAGCTAATAAAGGTATTTCACACTTTAACCTTGTTGTGCATGGTACACAAGAAAAGATTGAGAAAATAGTTAAAAAATTAGCAAATGTGATAGAGGTTATTGATATCAATATCACTAGCACTATCCCAATGACAGGAACTGTAAACAGTAAAACTGCTCATGCGGTAAAAACTAGCTTAAAAAAAGCGGCATAAACGCGAGACAAGTAGAAACCGAATGGGAGAGATGAAATTTGGCAAGTAGATAAAGTCGCATGATCTCTTCGTCCAGATAGGCTTAATAGCTAATCTTAACCATATTAATTGAACAATTAAGTTCAAAATTTTCTAAAAAAATCCCCCTAAAATTAAAAAATAACTATATTTATTTATCACTTTATACTATAAATAGTATAAACAGTATTTGATAAATGAGTTCTTATGAAAAAATTTTTAGTTTTACTAGCAAGCTCAGCTGAGTGGTATGAGTTCACAGTTTACTCGTTTTGTGCGGTATATATTGGAGCTACATTCTTTCCTGAGTTGAGTAGCCCTTTTGCTAGCTTTTTAGCAGCGTTTGGTGCATTTGCAGCAGGATTTTTAGCACGTCCAATTGGTGGGATAATCTTTGGCTATATAGGAGATAAAAAAAGTAGAACAACTGCTCTAGCTTTAGCCGCATTCTTTATGGGGGTTCCTACCGTAGGTATGGCACTTTTACCATCTTATGCAACCATTGGTATATTTGCACCACTGATTTTAGTTGCTTTTAGAATACTGCAAGGTATCGCTATAGGTGGTCAGTATAGTGGTTCAGTTGTGATACTTGTTGAAGGTGAAAATACAATATTTGGTAAAGCTAGGGCTGGCGTAAGTGTTGTTACCAGTGCATTTGGTGGTATATTGCTTGCGATCGTTAGTTTTCAGCTTATAAGGTATTTTATACCTGATGAATCAATGGCTAGTGGTGGATGGAGAATACTTTTTGCAATAGCTATCATTCTTGTAATATTGTCTTTCTTTATCAAGCATGGTAAAGATGAAGAAGAAAAGCCAGTGACAAGTGATATAAAGCTTAGATCTATGGTTTTGAAAAACTATAAGAGCATTGTATATATGTTATTGTTATGTTTCCCTGGAGCAGTTGTAGCATATTTTCAAATTACAATTTTACCAAATATTATCAAGCAGGTTTTAGGTCATACAGATGTAAATGTGGCAATTTTGACAACTATAAGCATAATTGTATTTATCATAACTTGTAATCTAGCTGCTAGATTAACAAAATACTTCAGCATTAAAAGCATCACAGCATTTGGCTTGATGTTAATGTTAGTTCTATCATTACCGATGTATCAACTATATAAAATGAATAGTGAATTGTTGATATTGTTCTTCATAGTTATGGGAGCTATTTTTGGTATATTCTACGGTAATATCATGGTTCTTTTCACAGAATGCTTACCAAAAGAGATTCGCTATACAGCATTTGCTTTAGCTTATAATATTGGTTTCGGAATATTTGGTGGATTATTGCCGTTTGTGTGTTTCTATCTGGCAAATGAGTTTTCTGACTATTTTGCAGTAGGTGTAATATCTGTAAGTGCTTTAGTTGGATTATTCGCCTTATACTTCCTTGACCCTCAAAAAAATAAAACTTTATAATCTAGCATATACAGGTTATTATTTCTTTAAGTTTTTATAAGTGAGAGCTATAAAATGAAGACTTACTTTTTAAGTGAACGATGCTTTATTTACACTATTAGTGATAAGCTTGATTTTGAGGATAATTCCAAGATAATTAAAATATACAGACAATTTCTAGCTGATAAGAGTTTTTGTCGTCAATATAATATCTTAGATATTGTACCAACATATAATAGTATTGCATTTCATACAGACTTCTTAGACCTATCTATATTTGAAAAAGCTATAATTAATAAAATTTCACAAGTTGATTATAGTGCTGGAAGTGTATCTACAACACATGATATCTTGGTGGATTATGACGGTGAAGACTTGGAATCAGTAGCACAGACTTTAAATCTGAGTGTAAATGAGGTTATTGTACGCCATACAAAACCAGTATATACCATAGCAATGCTTGGGTTTAAACCATATTTACCGTACCTTCTTGGACTAGATGAAAGTATTGGTGTACAACGCTTAGCAACACCTCGTAATAGAATAGCAAAAGGTTCTGTAGGAATTGGTGGTTTACAGACTACAATTTTTCCAGAACAAACCCCTAGCGGTTGGAATATTTTAGGTAATACAGGTTTTGATGACTTTACTAGCTTTAATGCTGGAGATAAAATTAGATTTAGGAGAAAGTGATGCTTTTAGTAAATTGTGATCTTGGTGAAAGAGGGGTTGCACATCCTATAGATGATCAGCTTATAAAATATATAGATATCGCTAATATAGCTTGTGGCGGTCATGCTGGTGATCAACAAAGTGTAGATTATTATGTGGAGTTATGTAAGTTAAATAGTGTCAAAGTTACAGCACATATATCATATCCTGATAAAGAAAATTTTGGTAGAAAGGTTATTAGCATAGATGATGATAAACTTTTAAAATCATTTGATGAGCAGTTTGCTTTATTTACAGGTATAAAAGCAATTAAACCACATGGAGCCTTAAATAATGAACTTAATAAAAATTCTAAATTATCAGAACTTTTTGTTGCTTGGTGTGTGAAAAACAATGTAGAAGAACTCCTAGCTAGCCCCTTTGGTATTGTGGCTAAATATGCAAGGTCAAAAGGAATAAAAATAGTAAAAGAAAGTTTTGTTGAAAGAGGCTATATGCTTGATGAAAATTCTAATCCGGTATTAATTCCTCGTGGTATGGCAAATGATGAAATTGAGACTGTGTCAGAATCTGTTGAACAATACAATCAGTTAAAAAATGGATATATAAACATAGATGGGAAAAAAAAAGAATTTGACTCTGAAACCGTTTGCATACATTCAGATAGTGCGATTGCTTTAGAGTTAGCTCAAGCTTTAGATTCTTATAGAGGGTAATTATGTTAGAAAAATTGTTTTCAGTGTCAGGTGGGTTACATTTTGATGTTGCTGAGCGAGATTTTGGAAAGCAAGATAAGGGAATATCTCCAAATGGAGCACAAGATCAGTTAAGTTTTAATATTGCTTTTGATATTTTTGATAGCCCTGAGAGTTTTCAAGCTATTGAAATGATTTACCCAACTAAAATAGTCGCTAATAAACCAATGCTTTTTATAATATGTGGAGCAGGGTATCAACAAATACTTATAGATGAGAATAAACCTATATTAAAGGATAAAGTTTATAGTTTAAATGAAGGACAAACTATATCATTTGGTGGACAGAAAAGTGGTTTTAGAACAATTATATTTGCTGTGGAAAGTAATGCTACAACAAGTAAATATATTGCTAAAAAAAGATCTTCATTGATCACAAGTTTTATAACTGACTTATATTCAGAGAGAAAAATTAGAGTTGTTAAAGGTCCAGAGTATTATGTCTTCAATGATGAGAGTCTTTTTGATCAAAGTTGGAAAATATCTCAAAACTCAAGTCAGATGGGTTTAGTACTTGAAGGAGATAAGCTAGATGTTAAAAAGATTGAAATGATATCTCAGCCAGTAACTGATGGCACGGTACAGCTTTCTCCAAACGGACCTATAGTACTTATGAGACATCGCCAGACTATTGGCGGTTATCCAAGGGTTTTAAATGTAATAGAGACTGATATGAATAAGTTGGCTCAGCTTGCTATGGGTGAGAGTTTTAGGTTTAAGCTTATTGATTTTAATGAAGCTATAGAAATAAATAATAAATACCGAAAATTATTTAGTTCAATAGATTTTTTGGAGCAGTAATGATATACCTTTTTCTGATGAAAACAATACTTTTTTATAGATGATTTTTTTTGTCAAATTTAGGTTGTTTTTAATTATTTTACTTGTTATAAACTCTAGTGAAAAAGAAAACTTAATTTGGAGATATCCTAAATGTTGCGAAAGTTAGTCAAGTCTTTGATTCCTAGTAATGAAAAAATATTTTTTGAACTGATGATTGAAGCTACAGAAAGTGTAGAAGATTCAGCAAGAATATTGGATCAGTTATTAAAAGAAACAGATACATTAACCTCAGCAGAGCTTATAGAAGAGCTAAGGCTAACTAGAGCTGTTACTGTAGAGGCAGCTAATAAAATGGACCATGAGTTAGCTAGATATTTCGTAACTCCTATAGATAGAGTAGAGCTGCACAATATCATCACTCTTCTATTAAAACTTAATAAGAGAATAGTGAAAATTCACAGATATATACAGATTTTGCTAGAAGAAGAGCGTGGTGATGTAAATAAGTATTTATCAAACTGTGTTGAGACTCTTAGAAAAATGACTAAAGTTCTAGATGATATGATGAAAGCATTTTGTGCAGGTAAATATAAGGAACTTAAAACATTAAATATGAAGTTAACAGCTCTTGATGAGAATGTTCTAGAAGATTTAGGGCATGCTTTGAAGAAGTTTTCATACTTTGAAGATGGCGATGTAATGTTTATTATGAAAGTTAAGGATATTTATAAGGCTATAGAAAGTGCTATTTCAACTTGTACTTCAGTAGCTGAGTCAATAATAAGAATACATGTAAAAGAAGTTTAGTAAGGGTATTTACTTATTATGGTAACAACGGTTTTAATTGTAATAATCTGTGTAGCATTATTTTTCGAGTTCACAAATGGTTTTCATGATGCAGCAAATGTTGTTGCAACACCAATAGCGACAAAAGCTCTTACACCTTATCAAGCGATAGGTTTAGCAGCTTTTTTTAACTTTTTAGGAGCTTTTTTTGGCACAGCAGTTGCTGCAACTATTAGTAAAGGTCTTGTTGATACTCAGGTTGTAACGGATATTGTACTTATATCTGCTTTACTTGGGGCTATTAGTTGGAACTTCTTTACTTGGAGTTTTGGTATTCCCTCAAGTTCATCTCATGCGTTAATAGGCTCATTGGTAGGAGCTGTGATTATTGGATCTAGTTATCAAGATGTAAACTATGTAACAGTCGTTGATAAAGTGCTTATACCAATGGTGAGTTCGCCTGTTATGGCATTTTTCTTAGCTTTGGTTATTTGTATTATTCTTATAAATATATTTGTTAGAGTAAACAATATCCGGCCAACAAACAGATATATTAGAGAGTTTCAAATAGTTTCAACAAGCCTACTATCTTTCTCGCACGGCTCAAATGATGCTCAAAAAACCATGTCGATAATTACTTTGGCTCTTTTAAGTGCTGGATTAGTACAGACTACAGATGTTCCGGATTGGGTTATACTATTGTGTGGTACAGCAATGGGCCTTGGTACATTGTCAGGTGGTAAAAAAATAATTAAAACTTTAAGCTCTAAACTATCAAAGTTAGAGCCAGTAAATGCAGTATCTGCTGAGCTAAGTTCGGGTATATTAGTGATGGGTGCTTCTCATATTGGCCTACCTGTAAGTACAACACAGGTTGCTTCAGGATCGATTATGGGTGCAGGTTTTGCTGATTCAGGTGTGAATTGGAAGGTAGTGCGTAAAATGGCAACAGCATGGTTTTTGACAATACCAGCGTGTATGGCTGTTACATCTATTATTTATATAGCATTATATTCAGCATTTGGTGCTTTTTAACGAAAGTAGCTATAAAAAAGTTCATTTCTAATTTTATCAATATATAATAAACTTTTTTTATCCTAATAGGTTTCTATGAAAAGACTAATGATCTTAATTCACTGGCTTACAGCTATACTTATAGTCTGTGCTTTCATTTCTATTGAGTTTAGAAGCTCTTTTGGCAAGCATAATCTTTTTCATGATGTTATGAAATCATCACATTTATATATAGGTTTTATAGTATTGTTTTTAACTATCGTTAGGCTTTTTCTCCGTCAAATTTACGGAGGAATGAGTTATAGCCGACATAAAAAGAGTAAGATAAAAAAGCTCATCTCTCAATTAATACATCTATTTTTGTATGCTTGGCTTATTTTTATGCCGATATTAGGTTGGTGTATTATAAGTGCAAAAGGAACTTATATTATACCTTTTGGGTTACCAAGTATTTTAGATATAATGCCTCATGCAAATGTAGTTGCTATTAAAGATGTACATAACACTTTAGCGTATTTTGGACTATGGGTTATTGCGATCCATGCTTTTGCTGCTCTATTTGATTATTATGTATTAAGAAGAGATATTATTGAAAAACGCTAGCTTTTCAAGAGGAATACGAAAACATCATAGCTTATCTGACCCTTATTTCATAATTTACGATCATACCACATAGCAAATCTCTTATTAGATCACGGCTCTTTTTATAGTTAGTTCTTTGTTACAATATCAGTTATAAGGTTAAAAGCTGGAGATGATATGCGCATAGAAACAGATAGTATGGGCAAAATAAATGTTCCTGATGATAAGTACTGGGGAGCTCAAACACAAAGATCGCTAAAATATTTTGATATTGGTTCTGACATAATGCCTTTAGAGGTAGTAAAAGCTTTAGCTATAGTAAAAAAAGCATCAGCTTTAGCAAACAATGAATTAGGGTATTTGTCTAAATCAAAAAAAGATGTAATAGTTAAAGTAGCGGATGAAATAACTTCAGGTAAATTAGATGAACATTTCCCCCTACATGTGTGGATGACAGGAAGTGGAACACAAACCAATATGAATGTTAATGAAGTTATATCTAACAGAGCTATAGAAATTTTAGGTGGAAAAAAAGGGGGTAAAGACCCAATTCATCCAAACGACGATGTTAATATGTCGCAATCATCTAATGATACTTTTCCTACAGCTATGTATATTGCTACAGTGTGTGGTATCAAACAGAAACTTCTGCCTGCGCTTGAAAGTATGCATGAGGAGTTAGATAAAAAAGCTCAACAATGGAGCAATATCGTTAAAATTGGTAGAACTCACATGCAAGATGCAGTGCCTTTAACTTTAGGACAAGAGTTTTCAGGTTATGCAGCACTATTAAATAAAAATATTACTAGGTT from Francisella adeliensis includes these protein-coding regions:
- a CDS encoding acetolactate synthase small subunit produces the protein MQENIYFITINTENTLCVLQRIASVLSRNRINIEQLTVFETANKGISHFNLVVHGTQEKIEKIVKKLANVIEVIDINITSTIPMTGTVNSKTAHAVKTSLKKAA
- a CDS encoding MFS transporter, with product MKKFLVLLASSAEWYEFTVYSFCAVYIGATFFPELSSPFASFLAAFGAFAAGFLARPIGGIIFGYIGDKKSRTTALALAAFFMGVPTVGMALLPSYATIGIFAPLILVAFRILQGIAIGGQYSGSVVILVEGENTIFGKARAGVSVVTSAFGGILLAIVSFQLIRYFIPDESMASGGWRILFAIAIILVILSFFIKHGKDEEEKPVTSDIKLRSMVLKNYKSIVYMLLLCFPGAVVAYFQITILPNIIKQVLGHTDVNVAILTTISIIVFIITCNLAARLTKYFSIKSITAFGLMLMLVLSLPMYQLYKMNSELLILFFIVMGAIFGIFYGNIMVLFTECLPKEIRYTAFALAYNIGFGIFGGLLPFVCFYLANEFSDYFAVGVISVSALVGLFALYFLDPQKNKTL
- a CDS encoding 5-oxoprolinase subunit B family protein, whose product is MKTYFLSERCFIYTISDKLDFEDNSKIIKIYRQFLADKSFCRQYNILDIVPTYNSIAFHTDFLDLSIFEKAIINKISQVDYSAGSVSTTHDILVDYDGEDLESVAQTLNLSVNEVIVRHTKPVYTIAMLGFKPYLPYLLGLDESIGVQRLATPRNRIAKGSVGIGGLQTTIFPEQTPSGWNILGNTGFDDFTSFNAGDKIRFRRK
- a CDS encoding 5-oxoprolinase subunit PxpA, yielding MLLVNCDLGERGVAHPIDDQLIKYIDIANIACGGHAGDQQSVDYYVELCKLNSVKVTAHISYPDKENFGRKVISIDDDKLLKSFDEQFALFTGIKAIKPHGALNNELNKNSKLSELFVAWCVKNNVEELLASPFGIVAKYARSKGIKIVKESFVERGYMLDENSNPVLIPRGMANDEIETVSESVEQYNQLKNGYINIDGKKKEFDSETVCIHSDSAIALELAQALDSYRG
- a CDS encoding hydrolase, whose translation is MLEKLFSVSGGLHFDVAERDFGKQDKGISPNGAQDQLSFNIAFDIFDSPESFQAIEMIYPTKIVANKPMLFIICGAGYQQILIDENKPILKDKVYSLNEGQTISFGGQKSGFRTIIFAVESNATTSKYIAKKRSSLITSFITDLYSERKIRVVKGPEYYVFNDESLFDQSWKISQNSSQMGLVLEGDKLDVKKIEMISQPVTDGTVQLSPNGPIVLMRHRQTIGGYPRVLNVIETDMNKLAQLAMGESFRFKLIDFNEAIEINNKYRKLFSSIDFLEQ
- a CDS encoding PhoU family transcriptional regulator, whose protein sequence is MLRKLVKSLIPSNEKIFFELMIEATESVEDSARILDQLLKETDTLTSAELIEELRLTRAVTVEAANKMDHELARYFVTPIDRVELHNIITLLLKLNKRIVKIHRYIQILLEEERGDVNKYLSNCVETLRKMTKVLDDMMKAFCAGKYKELKTLNMKLTALDENVLEDLGHALKKFSYFEDGDVMFIMKVKDIYKAIESAISTCTSVAESIIRIHVKEV
- a CDS encoding inorganic phosphate transporter, which codes for MVTTVLIVIICVALFFEFTNGFHDAANVVATPIATKALTPYQAIGLAAFFNFLGAFFGTAVAATISKGLVDTQVVTDIVLISALLGAISWNFFTWSFGIPSSSSHALIGSLVGAVIIGSSYQDVNYVTVVDKVLIPMVSSPVMAFFLALVICIILINIFVRVNNIRPTNRYIREFQIVSTSLLSFSHGSNDAQKTMSIITLALLSAGLVQTTDVPDWVILLCGTAMGLGTLSGGKKIIKTLSSKLSKLEPVNAVSAELSSGILVMGASHIGLPVSTTQVASGSIMGAGFADSGVNWKVVRKMATAWFLTIPACMAVTSIIYIALYSAFGAF
- a CDS encoding cytochrome b; this encodes MKRLMILIHWLTAILIVCAFISIEFRSSFGKHNLFHDVMKSSHLYIGFIVLFLTIVRLFLRQIYGGMSYSRHKKSKIKKLISQLIHLFLYAWLIFMPILGWCIISAKGTYIIPFGLPSILDIMPHANVVAIKDVHNTLAYFGLWVIAIHAFAALFDYYVLRRDIIEKR